A part of Desulfobacter sp. genomic DNA contains:
- a CDS encoding YebG family protein: protein MAVIVKYIVVRNGEEKMTFVTKKEADAYDKMLDIADNLFNFLGDADLNLDENQQEEISLLLAQRRDEIMPLLRGMKPKKEAAPAKKPAAKAPAKKAPAKKASAAKPAPGKSKAPAKPAKAASAAKKTAG from the coding sequence ATGGCTGTAATCGTCAAATATATTGTTGTCAGGAATGGAGAGGAAAAAATGACGTTTGTGACAAAGAAAGAGGCAGACGCCTATGACAAGATGCTGGATATTGCCGACAATCTTTTTAATTTCCTCGGAGACGCAGACCTGAACCTTGACGAGAACCAGCAGGAAGAAATATCCCTCCTCCTGGCCCAGCGCAGGGATGAGATCATGCCCCTTTTAAGGGGGATGAAACCCAAAAAAGAGGCGGCCCCGGCTAAAAAGCCCGCTGCAAAGGCGCCGGCTAAAAAAGCTCCGGCAAAAAAGGCATCCGCCGCCAAACCTGCCCCCGGTAAGTCAAAGGCGCCGGCAAAGCCTGCCAAGGCCGCTTCCGCAGCAAAGAAAACAGCAGGGTAA
- a CDS encoding queuosine precursor transporter: protein MNELLWAAMLAVNFGCILIAYRFFGRTGLYAWVPLAAIVANVQVIKLVDLFGITATLGNIVYASSFLVTDILSEIYGKKDARKAVYIGLFSLVVMTGLMNLALAFAPAADDFAQQSLSTIFGFMPRIAGASLLAYLISQTHDVWAFEFWKNRFPAKRFLWLRNNASTMASQFIDSSLFTIVAFWGVYPTGALIEIFWTTYILKWVVGAADTPFIYVARRWFDKGKIPAGS from the coding sequence TTGAACGAACTTCTCTGGGCGGCCATGCTGGCCGTCAACTTCGGATGCATCCTCATCGCATACCGTTTTTTCGGACGCACCGGGCTGTACGCCTGGGTGCCCCTGGCGGCCATCGTGGCCAATGTACAGGTCATCAAACTGGTGGACCTTTTCGGCATCACGGCAACCCTTGGCAATATTGTCTATGCCTCATCTTTTCTGGTGACGGATATTCTCTCGGAAATTTACGGTAAAAAGGACGCCAGAAAAGCGGTTTACATCGGTCTCTTTTCCCTGGTGGTGATGACGGGGCTCATGAACCTGGCCCTGGCCTTTGCCCCGGCAGCCGATGATTTTGCCCAGCAAAGCCTTTCCACCATTTTCGGGTTCATGCCCAGGATTGCAGGCGCCAGCCTCCTGGCCTATCTCATCTCCCAGACCCACGATGTATGGGCATTTGAATTCTGGAAAAACAGATTCCCGGCCAAACGCTTCCTGTGGCTGCGCAACAACGCATCCACCATGGCCAGCCAGTTCATTGATTCTTCCCTCTTCACCATTGTGGCCTTCTGGGGGGTATATCCGACCGGGGCGCTGATAGAAATTTTCTGGACCACCTATATTCTCAAATGGGTGGTGGGGGCGGCGGACACCCCCTTCATCTATGTTGCCCGCCGGTGGTTCGATAAAGGAAAGATACCGGCAGGCAGCTAA
- a CDS encoding LysE family translocator: protein MFDYTFSHWVTFFTAAFLLNLSPGPDMAFILGQTARRGISSGFSAMFGIWSGAFIHVLFAALGLSAILATSAMAFLVVKWAGAAYLIWLGIHALCSKGVLISTTDHAASKGLLKIFKQGILVSVLNPKVAVFFLAFLPQFAVEGAGPVSAQLFLHGFLIIATAAFVEPPLILIGGKLTSYLSNNKKVSRWMDRGLGGLFIGLGVKLATTDKM, encoded by the coding sequence ATGTTCGATTATACGTTTTCACATTGGGTTACCTTTTTTACAGCGGCCTTTTTGTTAAATTTATCACCAGGACCAGACATGGCGTTTATCCTTGGGCAAACAGCCAGGAGGGGCATCTCTTCAGGCTTTTCGGCCATGTTCGGCATCTGGTCCGGCGCGTTTATTCATGTTCTTTTTGCCGCCTTGGGTTTATCTGCGATCCTGGCCACATCTGCCATGGCCTTCCTGGTTGTAAAATGGGCGGGAGCAGCCTATCTCATCTGGCTCGGAATCCATGCACTGTGTTCGAAAGGCGTATTAATCTCCACAACAGATCATGCCGCTTCCAAAGGTCTGCTAAAAATTTTTAAACAGGGGATTTTAGTGTCGGTATTAAATCCGAAAGTTGCGGTATTTTTCCTCGCTTTCCTCCCGCAATTCGCGGTGGAAGGCGCCGGCCCGGTCAGTGCGCAATTATTCCTTCATGGGTTTCTTATCATAGCTACCGCCGCCTTTGTTGAACCGCCTCTCATTCTTATCGGGGGAAAACTGACCTCATATCTCAGCAACAATAAAAAAGTATCCCGTTGGATGGATCGCGGGTTGGGGGGACTATTTATCGGCCTGGGCGTCAAATTGGCGACTACCGATAAAATGTAA
- a CDS encoding class I SAM-dependent methyltransferase has translation MSITKAIEILGDAYRFSAVDTDKVIKELHLPKPAEILEVGTGMGSLSITLALNGYKVITGEPGDDDTIYANQNWRQNAEKVQVDHLIEFHPFNANDIPYDDHTFDAIFCQGTLHHIEESQRIKVIQEFIRTAKSNGVLCFFEPNQKSIEMIRKSDASHPDAADPNRYTTDCNLVSQKIEGLNFDAFIFHKQ, from the coding sequence ATGAGCATCACAAAAGCGATTGAAATTTTAGGAGACGCGTATCGTTTTTCGGCGGTGGATACAGATAAAGTGATAAAAGAATTACACTTGCCCAAACCCGCTGAAATTTTAGAGGTCGGAACAGGGATGGGCAGTCTGTCAATAACCCTTGCCTTGAATGGTTATAAAGTGATTACCGGGGAACCGGGGGATGATGACACCATTTACGCCAATCAAAACTGGCGTCAGAATGCAGAAAAAGTTCAAGTTGATCATCTGATTGAGTTTCACCCTTTTAACGCCAATGACATTCCATATGATGATCATACTTTTGATGCCATTTTTTGCCAGGGGACACTTCATCACATTGAAGAATCCCAACGGATAAAGGTTATTCAGGAATTTATCCGCACCGCCAAATCCAACGGAGTCCTCTGCTTTTTCGAGCCGAATCAAAAGTCGATTGAGATGATAAGAAAAAGTGATGCGTCACATCCCGACGCTGCCGATCCGAACAGGTATACAACCGATTGTAATCTGGTTTCCCAAAAAATTGAGGGATTAAATTTTGATGCGTTTATCTTTCATAAACAGTGA
- a CDS encoding cytochrome c, with translation MYTCQPQLNSKHLIQEKNKVKKIILFMVLSLSMICLSVAAVSAGDGNYRKGKYSFRKSCRTCHSDSGTAESLSPDSKTQAQWKRVFKPNKYKKLECAAEWEKLSEKDRNNIFSYLHKYAFDSPTPAKCK, from the coding sequence ATGTATACCTGTCAGCCACAGTTAAATTCTAAACACTTAATTCAGGAGAAAAACAAAGTGAAAAAAATCATCCTTTTTATGGTGCTCAGCCTGTCCATGATCTGTTTATCCGTTGCAGCGGTTTCCGCCGGCGACGGCAACTACCGCAAAGGAAAATATTCCTTTCGAAAAAGCTGCCGCACCTGTCACAGCGACAGCGGTACAGCAGAATCCCTAAGCCCTGACAGCAAAACCCAGGCCCAGTGGAAACGGGTGTTCAAGCCCAACAAGTATAAAAAACTGGAATGCGCGGCAGAATGGGAAAAACTATCCGAAAAAGACCGGAACAATATTTTTTCCTACCTTCATAAATATGCATTTGATTCGCCGACCCCGGCCAAATGCAAATAA
- a CDS encoding DUF3373 family protein, whose product MKKNRQVIKTIFLLAFLSCFLWAGPGSSPLWADTEVETLKKQLAQLTEMMTQVQQKLADMEEEKAEEAEAMEEMDERLNQAELHTATDKLSLGIELRSRGDSIHYDDVLTAPASMMTNFFTPVGSGGFNGATATQIQTALNNMAATNTIPAAEKSDVDNDAIFTNRFRINMKAKINPQLSFAGRLAAYKVWGDSSEVQYYNGSMSNISLDGTTSSLPSGDTIHLERAYFNYKHPLENLPLNFSLGRRPSTDGPPLEYGEYSLEGGSPLAHIINWQFDGASLNFGLEDLTGIPGAAFKLCYGVGFESGFGNSSSMSATSPVDDVNMLGFIATAYDDDTTSAVINVAHAPDITDGFTGQTVMPFTVTQNADGTYTFAQNTGSYISRTEPTTNIGDWTAATLLLRTNLSERFDKDIDLFLSFAWSHTSPEQTSQHPFYNLLGYGLLNSNGELESRDGYSIYAGAIFPMPYDGRLGLEYNWGSKYWFNFSGAEDSLVDSKLGARGHVFETYYIQPVFADNFFVKLGGRYYNYEYTGSGNPLGAPVAISDANALDTLFPVVDKVWNVYLSATVKF is encoded by the coding sequence ATGAAAAAAAACAGGCAAGTGATAAAAACGATTTTTTTATTGGCATTCTTGAGTTGCTTCCTATGGGCCGGCCCCGGTTCTTCGCCCCTGTGGGCCGATACCGAGGTGGAGACGCTGAAAAAGCAATTGGCCCAGTTGACGGAAATGATGACCCAGGTGCAGCAGAAACTTGCGGATATGGAGGAAGAAAAAGCCGAAGAAGCAGAGGCGATGGAAGAGATGGATGAACGCCTCAACCAGGCCGAACTGCACACCGCCACAGACAAGCTCTCCCTGGGCATCGAATTGAGAAGCCGGGGGGATTCCATACATTATGACGATGTCCTGACAGCCCCCGCTTCCATGATGACAAATTTTTTCACACCCGTGGGAAGCGGCGGATTCAACGGTGCGACGGCCACCCAGATCCAGACGGCACTGAACAATATGGCAGCCACCAATACCATTCCCGCAGCCGAAAAAAGCGATGTGGACAATGACGCGATTTTCACCAACCGGTTCCGCATCAATATGAAGGCGAAAATCAATCCCCAGCTCAGTTTCGCAGGCAGGCTGGCCGCCTATAAAGTCTGGGGGGACAGCTCCGAAGTCCAGTATTACAACGGCAGCATGAGTAATATTTCCCTGGACGGGACCACCTCAAGCCTGCCCAGCGGGGACACCATCCACCTGGAGAGGGCCTATTTCAATTATAAGCACCCCCTTGAAAACCTGCCCCTGAACTTTTCCCTGGGCCGCCGCCCCTCCACCGACGGCCCTCCCCTTGAATACGGGGAATACAGCCTTGAAGGCGGGTCTCCCCTGGCCCACATCATCAACTGGCAGTTTGACGGAGCCTCCCTTAATTTCGGCCTTGAAGACCTGACAGGCATTCCGGGGGCGGCATTCAAACTATGCTACGGCGTGGGATTTGAAAGCGGCTTCGGCAACAGCAGTTCCATGTCGGCCACCTCCCCGGTGGACGATGTCAACATGCTGGGCTTCATTGCCACCGCCTATGACGACGACACCACCAGTGCCGTCATTAATGTGGCCCATGCCCCGGACATCACCGACGGGTTCACAGGCCAGACCGTCATGCCCTTTACCGTCACCCAGAACGCCGACGGCACCTATACCTTTGCCCAGAACACGGGATCCTATATCAGCCGCACCGAGCCCACAACCAACATCGGGGACTGGACCGCCGCCACCCTGCTGCTGAGAACCAATCTGTCCGAGAGATTTGACAAGGACATTGATTTATTCCTCTCTTTTGCCTGGAGCCATACCAGCCCGGAGCAGACCTCCCAGCATCCCTTTTACAATCTTCTGGGCTACGGCCTGCTGAATTCCAACGGGGAACTTGAAAGCCGGGACGGCTACAGCATCTACGCCGGCGCCATTTTCCCCATGCCCTACGACGGTCGCCTGGGCCTGGAATACAACTGGGGGTCAAAATACTGGTTTAATTTTTCAGGGGCCGAGGATTCCCTGGTGGATTCCAAACTGGGGGCCCGGGGCCACGTATTTGAAACCTATTATATTCAGCCCGTTTTCGCGGACAATTTTTTCGTGAAACTCGGCGGACGCTATTACAACTATGAATACACCGGCAGCGGCAATCCGTTAGGTGCGCCGGTCGCCATATCCGATGCCAATGCCCTGGACACCCTGTTCCCGGTTGTTGATAAAGTCTGGAATGTATACCTGTCAGCCACAGTTAAATTCTAA
- a CDS encoding sigma 54-interacting transcriptional regulator codes for MDISRYWKNIVDSLQDGIMVVDTGGIIRAVNPSVEKLTGYPKDELLGQSCRILNCTGCKIIGKGRGPDFCKLFTVGESKLKNCTITNKDNHAVYILKKGVVITDDRGKMIGAVEVLTDMTVLRRKQEEIDTLKKILHFENGFYGILGKTPVMETMFHLIRQVSDSDAPVLIQGESGTGKEMVALAVHENSPRKGQPFIKVNCAALNENLFESELFGHVKGAFTGADKNRVGRFEAANSGSIFLDEIGDIPLSTQVKLLRVLEEKEVERVGEHAPFPVDIRIISATNRNLEQMVRQGLFRKDLFFRINVFPLSCPPLNRRKEDIPLIINEFIRQNNEKSNKPILGVSAGAMELLAAYNWPGNVRELRNAIEYACVLCPGGWIGAEHLPPSFRIENICQSLDSESPAPEGAGERAALIAQLRQTRGNQSELARRLGISRVTLWKRVKKYGIRIPEDI; via the coding sequence ATGGACATTTCCCGGTATTGGAAGAACATTGTGGATTCGTTGCAGGATGGAATTATGGTGGTGGATACCGGCGGCATCATCCGGGCGGTCAATCCGTCGGTTGAAAAGCTCACCGGCTACCCTAAAGATGAACTGCTGGGGCAGTCCTGCAGGATCCTCAATTGTACGGGATGTAAAATTATCGGAAAGGGCAGAGGGCCTGACTTCTGCAAGCTTTTCACGGTGGGAGAGTCCAAGCTGAAAAACTGTACCATTACCAATAAAGATAACCACGCCGTTTATATCCTGAAAAAAGGGGTTGTCATTACCGATGACCGGGGCAAGATGATTGGTGCCGTGGAGGTGCTGACGGATATGACGGTACTCAGGCGCAAACAGGAAGAAATAGATACCTTAAAAAAGATTCTCCATTTCGAGAACGGATTTTACGGCATCCTTGGAAAAACACCGGTCATGGAGACCATGTTCCACCTGATCCGCCAGGTTTCAGATTCCGATGCCCCGGTGCTGATCCAGGGGGAGAGCGGCACGGGAAAGGAAATGGTGGCCCTGGCTGTCCATGAAAACAGCCCGAGAAAGGGGCAGCCGTTCATAAAGGTTAACTGCGCCGCCCTCAATGAAAATTTATTTGAAAGCGAATTGTTCGGCCATGTTAAAGGGGCCTTTACCGGGGCGGATAAAAACCGGGTAGGGCGTTTTGAGGCCGCCAATTCAGGGTCTATTTTTCTGGACGAAATTGGGGATATCCCCTTGTCCACCCAGGTGAAGCTGCTTCGCGTTCTGGAGGAAAAAGAGGTGGAACGGGTGGGGGAGCATGCCCCATTCCCCGTTGATATCCGGATTATTTCCGCCACCAACAGGAACCTTGAGCAGATGGTCCGCCAGGGGCTGTTCAGAAAAGATCTTTTTTTCAGGATCAATGTTTTTCCCTTGTCCTGTCCGCCCCTGAACCGCCGGAAAGAGGATATCCCTTTGATTATCAATGAATTCATCCGGCAGAACAATGAAAAGAGCAATAAGCCCATCCTGGGGGTGTCGGCGGGGGCCATGGAATTGCTGGCGGCGTACAATTGGCCTGGCAATGTCCGGGAATTAAGAAATGCCATTGAGTATGCCTGTGTACTTTGTCCGGGGGGATGGATCGGAGCCGAACATCTGCCGCCTTCATTCCGGATCGAGAACATCTGCCAGTCCCTGGATTCTGAGTCCCCGGCACCGGAAGGCGCAGGGGAAAGGGCCGCCCTCATTGCCCAGCTCCGGCAAACCCGGGGAAACCAGTCGGAACTTGCACGCCGGCTGGGGATCAGCCGGGTCACATTGTGGAAGCGGGTAAAAAAATACGGGATCAGGATACCCGAAGATATATAG
- a CDS encoding efflux RND transporter periplasmic adaptor subunit → MGSFLFRLLRVFIVLGIAFGLALWLFMAREAPDKKAVEKVPPGVNVTPVHSQDHTMVVDAFGTVVPRTRVNLAAEVGGRIEYLHPSFREGGRIHTGDLLIRIDRRSFLLNRQGAAVRLEQARADIRNLTREIENLKADADLARTNMKLSLKELERVKALSKSQFASKANLDKAEQQYLAARRQLQSVENGLALSPSRMALKKAALAAAQNELAKADLVLEKSEIRAGFNGFVLSKQAEMGEFVNPGQVMGVVYEAGALDVDVGIPFEEIRWLRPVFEAGKMPDAEITIANLEGGVSPVWTARVARIKARVDEKTRTLPLTIEIGPIEIWRPENRDLGKSPLASLKPGTFVRCRISGETLADIFMLPRHLLRSENTLFAVRDNKLEIRRVDVIRKFEGHVFIRNGVSEGDQVVTSPLPVAREGMAVTIKTEAD, encoded by the coding sequence ATGGGTTCATTTCTGTTCCGGCTATTACGGGTGTTCATTGTTCTTGGTATTGCCTTTGGCCTGGCGCTCTGGCTTTTCATGGCCAGGGAGGCGCCGGATAAAAAAGCCGTGGAAAAAGTACCGCCGGGGGTAAATGTAACCCCGGTACATTCCCAGGATCATACGATGGTGGTGGACGCCTTTGGCACCGTCGTCCCCAGAACCCGGGTGAACCTTGCCGCAGAAGTGGGCGGACGCATTGAGTACCTTCATCCCTCCTTCCGGGAAGGGGGGCGTATCCACACCGGCGACCTCCTCATCCGCATTGACCGGCGCAGTTTTCTTCTGAACCGGCAGGGCGCGGCGGTGCGCCTGGAACAGGCTCGGGCCGATATCCGGAATCTGACCCGTGAAATAGAGAATCTAAAGGCCGATGCGGATTTGGCCCGGACCAATATGAAGCTGAGCCTCAAGGAACTGGAGCGGGTCAAGGCCCTGAGCAAAAGCCAGTTTGCTTCCAAGGCGAACCTGGACAAGGCCGAGCAGCAGTACCTGGCGGCCAGGCGCCAGCTCCAGTCCGTGGAGAACGGCCTGGCCCTGAGTCCGTCGCGGATGGCATTGAAAAAAGCAGCCCTGGCTGCGGCCCAAAACGAATTGGCCAAGGCGGACCTGGTTCTGGAAAAGTCTGAGATCAGGGCGGGGTTCAACGGTTTTGTCCTGTCCAAACAGGCGGAAATGGGGGAATTTGTAAACCCCGGACAGGTGATGGGGGTGGTCTATGAAGCCGGTGCCCTGGATGTGGACGTGGGGATCCCCTTTGAGGAGATACGATGGCTTCGGCCGGTGTTTGAGGCCGGAAAAATGCCCGATGCCGAGATTACCATTGCCAACCTGGAAGGCGGGGTGAGCCCGGTGTGGACAGCCCGGGTGGCCCGGATTAAGGCCCGGGTGGATGAGAAGACCAGGACCCTTCCCCTCACCATTGAGATCGGCCCCATTGAGATCTGGCGGCCGGAAAACCGGGACCTGGGCAAGAGCCCCCTGGCCAGTCTCAAACCCGGCACCTTTGTCCGCTGCCGGATTTCAGGAGAGACCCTGGCCGATATCTTTATGTTACCCCGGCACCTGCTCCGGTCTGAAAACACCCTCTTTGCCGTCCGTGACAATAAGCTTGAAATCCGCCGTGTGGATGTGATCAGAAAATTCGAGGGCCATGTATTTATCCGTAACGGAGTTTCGGAGGGTGACCAGGTCGTCACCTCCCCCCTGCCCGTGGCCAGGGAGGGGATGGCGGTCACCATTAAAACGGAGGCGGATTAA
- a CDS encoding efflux RND transporter permease subunit: MRALGKWSVEHRVTVNLVMVFLIVAGLFTAISMKREMFPQFSLDMIDVSVVYPGATPEEVEEGICVKIEEQLKSLEDVKSMYSTAIEGHGSVTLELAAGTDINEKLDEVRTEIDLIDSFPEEAEDPVIVEIKNNEPAVYVAVYGDVGERILRDTAEKIRDELVETDEISQAELVGVRDFEISVEVSEKALRAYGLSFDHVVGAVKTGSLELPGGKIKTLGGEFLVRAKGKKYTGDEFAEIPLVTRADGTIVRLGDVAQVTDGFEDRDIKPRFNGKPAAMVVVKRTDSQDTITISNRVFQYLEANKDRMPKGISLGHWYNMADMVQDRIDLLLKNGLQGFILVFVVLALFLNLGLAFWVASGIPITFMGAFLVLAYMDASINMLSMFGFIMTLGILVDDAIIVGENVYYHYSMGKSPKKAVMDSMDQIGWPVVMAVATTIVAFTPLMFIVGIMGKFISIMPQAVICILTISLVEAFLILPAHLEGALKPGKPKPKRAGKLAFLRMGWLKEDILFIHTALRTRVEQVFNRTIHGLYLPMLAYCVKNRYFTLSMGAGCLIVCLGLIAGGHVPFTFFPKSDSNWVISETIYPLGTPFANTENTIKQIEEGAFKLNDYFRDRVKNGEDLIVNTFSLVGVIPRRDWKPPVYGGHCGEAWIEIKPAAMRPDISAPEVAAKWREFAGDILGTEQLTFNIIGGGPGGNPIEIRLKGTDFDQLEAAAQELKEEIAKYPGTYDITDDFRPGKMEKQIYIKPGAENLGVTMADIAGQIRQGFYGDEVLKVQRGKNDIKVMVRYSQKERETEASIDQLRIRTRDGREIPLNQVAHIETGRGYSAVKRVDRHRVITVISDLNEDVANARKIVEDLQGDFLPGLVHKYPGIRYDLEGQAKRSKESIDSLIRAFPIAAMVIFVLLASQFRSYVQPLIIMTAIPFGLIGAIVGHFIMDLDITMISIFGIVALSGIVVNDSLILIDFINSKVRAGMGIYDSVMEAGQNRFRPVLLTSVTTVAGLAPLLTETSFQAQFLIPMAVSISFGLIAATVLTLVFVPALYVVVKDVTGLFAGKETTEVPKEING; encoded by the coding sequence ATGAGAGCCCTGGGAAAATGGTCCGTGGAACACCGGGTCACCGTCAACCTGGTGATGGTTTTTCTCATCGTGGCCGGCCTTTTTACGGCCATCTCCATGAAACGGGAGATGTTTCCCCAGTTTTCACTGGACATGATTGATGTCTCGGTGGTTTATCCGGGGGCCACCCCCGAGGAGGTGGAAGAGGGCATCTGTGTCAAGATTGAGGAACAGCTCAAAAGCCTGGAAGATGTGAAAAGCATGTATTCCACGGCCATCGAAGGCCATGGCTCCGTGACCCTGGAGCTGGCCGCCGGAACGGATATCAATGAAAAGCTGGATGAGGTCAGGACAGAGATTGATCTCATTGATTCCTTTCCCGAGGAGGCCGAAGACCCGGTGATCGTGGAAATAAAAAACAATGAACCGGCGGTGTACGTGGCCGTATACGGGGATGTGGGGGAGCGGATCCTCCGGGATACCGCTGAAAAGATCCGGGACGAACTGGTGGAGACCGATGAGATCTCCCAGGCTGAACTGGTGGGGGTAAGGGATTTTGAAATTTCAGTTGAAGTGTCTGAAAAAGCCCTGAGGGCCTACGGGCTTTCCTTTGACCATGTGGTGGGTGCGGTGAAGACCGGCAGCCTGGAGTTGCCCGGCGGAAAGATTAAGACGCTTGGTGGTGAATTCCTGGTACGGGCCAAGGGGAAAAAATATACAGGGGATGAATTTGCCGAAATCCCCCTTGTCACACGGGCCGACGGCACCATTGTCCGGCTGGGGGATGTGGCCCAGGTTACGGACGGGTTCGAGGACAGGGACATCAAGCCCAGGTTCAACGGCAAGCCGGCGGCCATGGTGGTGGTGAAGCGGACCGATTCCCAGGATACCATCACCATATCCAATCGGGTATTCCAGTACCTGGAGGCCAATAAGGACCGGATGCCCAAGGGGATCTCCCTGGGCCACTGGTACAATATGGCCGACATGGTTCAGGACCGCATCGACCTGCTCCTTAAAAACGGCCTCCAGGGATTTATCCTGGTTTTTGTGGTCCTTGCCCTGTTTTTGAACCTGGGACTGGCTTTCTGGGTGGCCTCGGGGATTCCCATCACCTTCATGGGTGCCTTCCTGGTCCTGGCCTATATGGATGCCTCCATCAACATGCTCTCCATGTTCGGGTTTATCATGACCCTGGGGATCCTGGTGGATGACGCCATCATCGTGGGGGAAAATGTCTATTACCACTATTCCATGGGCAAATCCCCCAAAAAGGCTGTCATGGACTCCATGGACCAGATCGGCTGGCCCGTGGTCATGGCCGTGGCCACCACCATCGTGGCCTTTACCCCGCTGATGTTCATCGTGGGCATCATGGGCAAATTCATCTCCATCATGCCCCAGGCCGTGATCTGCATCCTGACCATTTCCCTGGTGGAGGCCTTTCTCATCCTGCCGGCCCACCTGGAGGGGGCGCTCAAGCCCGGAAAACCGAAACCAAAACGGGCGGGGAAACTGGCCTTTCTGCGCATGGGATGGCTGAAGGAGGATATCCTCTTTATCCACACCGCCCTGCGCACCCGGGTGGAGCAGGTGTTCAACCGCACCATCCACGGCCTCTACCTGCCCATGCTGGCCTATTGCGTGAAAAACCGGTATTTCACCCTTTCCATGGGTGCCGGCTGCCTCATTGTCTGCCTGGGGCTCATCGCCGGCGGCCATGTCCCCTTTACCTTTTTTCCCAAAAGTGACTCCAACTGGGTCATTTCCGAAACCATCTATCCGTTGGGCACCCCTTTTGCCAATACGGAAAATACCATCAAACAAATTGAGGAGGGGGCATTTAAACTCAATGATTATTTCAGGGACCGGGTGAAAAACGGTGAAGATCTCATTGTAAACACCTTTTCCCTGGTGGGTGTCATTCCGAGACGGGACTGGAAACCCCCGGTATACGGCGGCCATTGCGGGGAAGCCTGGATAGAGATCAAGCCGGCAGCCATGCGGCCGGATATCTCCGCCCCGGAAGTGGCGGCCAAGTGGCGGGAGTTTGCCGGGGATATTCTGGGTACCGAGCAGCTCACCTTCAATATCATCGGCGGCGGCCCCGGGGGAAACCCCATCGAGATCCGCCTCAAGGGCACGGATTTTGACCAGCTGGAGGCGGCGGCCCAGGAACTCAAGGAAGAAATCGCCAAATACCCGGGCACCTACGACATCACCGATGATTTCCGCCCCGGGAAAATGGAAAAACAGATTTACATTAAACCCGGGGCGGAAAATTTAGGGGTCACCATGGCCGATATTGCCGGCCAGATCCGCCAGGGGTTCTACGGGGATGAAGTACTCAAGGTCCAGAGGGGAAAAAACGACATCAAGGTCATGGTCCGGTATTCCCAAAAAGAGCGGGAAACCGAAGCCAGCATCGACCAGTTGAGGATCCGGACCCGGGACGGCAGGGAAATTCCCCTGAATCAGGTGGCGCATATTGAGACGGGCCGGGGATATTCCGCTGTCAAACGGGTGGACCGCCACCGGGTGATCACCGTGATCTCAGATCTTAACGAGGACGTGGCCAATGCCCGGAAAATCGTGGAAGACCTGCAGGGTGACTTCCTGCCCGGCCTGGTGCATAAGTATCCCGGGATCCGATACGACCTGGAGGGCCAGGCCAAGCGGAGCAAGGAATCCATCGACAGCCTTATCCGGGCATTTCCCATTGCCGCCATGGTCATCTTTGTGCTGCTGGCCAGCCAGTTCAGGTCCTATGTTCAGCCCCTGATTATCATGACCGCCATCCCCTTCGGCCTCATCGGGGCCATTGTGGGGCACTTCATCATGGACCTGGACATCACCATGATCTCCATCTTCGGCATCGTTGCCCTCTCGGGCATCGTGGTCAACGATTCCCTCATCCTCATCGATTTTATCAATTCAAAGGTGAGGGCGGGGATGGGTATCTATGATTCGGTGATGGAGGCGGGGCAGAACCGGTTCCGGCCGGTGCTGCTGACCTCGGTGACCACCGTGGCGGGATTGGCTCCCCTGCTGACGGAAACCAGTTTCCAGGCCCAGTTCCTCATCCCCATGGCCGTGTCCATCAGTTTCGGCCTCATTGCTGCAACGGTGTTGACCCTGGTGTTTGTGCCGGCCCTCTATGTTGTGGTAAAAGATGTCACCGGCCTTTTTGCCGGCAAGGAAACCACCGAAGTGCCAAAGGAAATAAATGGATAA